The window CGCTCCAGTCGAGGCCTGAAACTCAGGCAGGCTCCCCGGCACAAGTGCAGCCCCCACAAACCGTCCCCAGTCCGGCGCTGCCCGTCAAGGCCGAGTCGACAGAGCGTTCCACTCCTCCCGACGCTTTTACGCAGGCTGCATCGGCCACCGTCTTGCCTGTGCCCCCGTCGTCGACCATGCCTGTGGAAGTGACCCAGTTGGCGGCGCAGTACCTCACCGCCCTGCAACAGTGGCAGCAATCGAAGCAAAAAGAAAGTCTGGAGCCTGTCCTGAACAAAGGGCAAGAGGCGGCCCGGGCCATTCTGCAACGGGCTGAAACCCTCACCGATGAGGATTTTGAAGCCCTCAAGAAGTCCATGCCCGGCTACCTCATTCTGCATCGGGATATTTTGGTGGCGGGCCCCGATCCGGCCTTTTTCCTGACCTTGGCCACCCAAAAGGGCAAACCCGCCGATCAGGCTTTTTTCAAGCTGATGAACCAGACCTTGAATGGCTACTGGCCCAGTACTATGGAACAATTAGACGATTTGAGCGGCTGCACGCGCTTTGGCAGCGGGGAACTGGTTCGCCTGTATGGCGAATGGACCGCTTTCAAGCGCCAATATCCCAATGCCTTCGCCAAGGCCCTGCAAGATCCGAACCTGTTGCTCCTGAATGATCTGGAAGATCAGCTGGTGAACAGTAATGCCGCTTGTGAAGGCCCGGACAGCGTTCAGCAGGAGCTACAGCGCTTTGTGGAAAACTTCCCGAAGTCGCCTCTGACTCCTAAAATCAGGCAGCGCCTGCTTGACCTGCAACAAAAAAAGCTGGATATGAGCTTTAATCAAGGGGTTCGACACCGCTTGAAAGACGATGCCGGCGACGATAGCGATACCGGCGAGTAAAATAAAAAACACCCGCAAACAAGCGCAAACAAGAGCGGGTGTTTTCTCAAGTCAGGGTGCTTTTGGTCAGGCTGTTAAATGTCAGGCCAGCACCAGGGCGGGCTTTTCCAGAGAACGCTTCATGAAAATATGGCAGCTGGCGTGGCCCGTGTTCCCCAGCCGATCTTCCAGTCGCTGGAAGCCCAGCTTCTCATACATGGCGATGGCGTTGGTCATCACGCCCACCGTTTCCAGATACATCTGCTGGTACCCCAGGGCTTGCGCTTCCCGAAAGTTCTTTTCCAGCAATTTCCGCCCGAAACCCCGTCCCCGCAGGATGGGATGAAAGTAGACCTTTTGCAGCTCGCAAGTCTTTTCCGAGCCCGTATATCCTTTTAACGGGGCAAAGCCGCCACCCCCCAGCACGCGTCCGGTTGCCTGCTCCTGAATGACCCAATATCCCCGATCGGGGGCTTGATGGGCGGGCTGCTGGTAGGCGGCATAGAGATCCTGCAGTTCGGGATCGGAAGAGGCGTATCCCGGCCCGACGCATTTCAGTTCGGTCAGTACCGACAGGATGACAGACTGTAGCTGAACGCTGTCCTGGGGCTCAATGGGGCGAATTTGAAACAGGGAAGACATCAGGATGTAGCAACCTCCAATTCATTGGGGACGGGGGAAGTAGAGACGGGCTTATTGGCCCAGGGCCGATTCATGAGTTGCACCAGAGCCACGCCACACAAAATAACCACGGCGCCCAGCACCATGGTGGAGGTCACGGCCTCGTGCAGGAACAGGGCCCCGAACACCACCGTCAGAACCGGGGTGACGTAGGCAAAGGTACTGGAGACCGAGACCGGCAGTTTTTTGAGGGCGAACAGATAGCAGGGAGTGGCCAGCATGGTGCCAAAAACAATCAGGTACAACAAGGCCAGTACGGACGTGCGGGTGGGCTGCCAATGCCCCCACCATTCGGGTGCGGTCCAGAAGCAGACGGGAATGAGCAGAAGCCCCGCAGCCAGGTTTTGCAGGCCCACGGCCATAAAAAGGGAATCTCCGGTGGGGTTCCGGCGGGCGTATACCGAGCCCACCGCCCAGCAGAAGGTCATTAAGGCCAGGCCAGCCATGCACCACCAAAAGGTCGTGGTGACCGCCAGCGGATGGGTCAGCTGTGGAAACAGCAAAATCACCATACCCAGAAAGCCAATGACAATGCCCAGCCAGGACAGTCCCGAGATCCGTTCCCGGGGTGGCACCAGGGCCGATAACAGGGTCATCCACAAGGGGGTGGTGGCCACCAGCACGCTGCCGAAACCGGTCGCCACGTACTTGACCGTCCAGCAAACAATGGAGTTTCCGGCGAAAAATAGTAAAAATCCTGTCATGGCGTGAATTTTAAGGTTCCGCTTGCCGGGTAGCAATTCCCCTCGCAGCAAGGCAATGGCCACCATCAGACCACCGGCAATCAGGAAACGGACGCACGGCAGCAAGGCCGACGGAATGCTGTCCACGCCCAGCCGAATGGCGCCACTTGTGGTTCCCCAGATTAAATAAACAGCCAACAAGGCCGCATACGGTTTCCAGGAGTAGTCACGTTGAAGCATGGGAATCGTTTTCCAAAACAAAATTACTGGTGGGAACAGTGAGAAATCGTGAGAGAGATATTGTTAAAAAGTCAGGGATGAAATTGGTGAGAGGGTGAGGAACTTGAGAAATCTGTCTGTAACAGTGAATCGCAAAAATAAAACCTGAACCTTATTATAAGTTGCGCACCCGGTTTGTCCAAGCATGAGCCGATGGCCAATTTCAGGCTGATTTTTCTGGCGAATGTGATCCGTTTCTGATGGGTTCCTCTGATAAATCTGGGGGAGGGAGAAAGATTGAGACGCCCGTTATAATAAAACGAGAGAATATCCCTTGGCCACACGTTTGTCAGACTGCGTTCCGCTCAGGCAATCCGGGGAAATACTTCTGGCAAGGTTTGCCCACGCCGTCTTTCTAACTCGCTTTACTTAAACCGTGACAAATGTGGCGCCAAGCGATACTTCCCTAAAATCTCTTCCCAGACAGAGGAGTCCCATTGATGTTGTTGACTTGTAAGCCTGTTAACGCCCGGATTCTGGCACTGCTCATCATCCTGTCGGGTCTGCTTTGTGGCAGGGTCAGTCATGCCCAGGAGAGCAACCTGGTGGAACTGAACCGCTCCAGTTATGGCAGCCGGTTTTATATGGACAAGAATACCATTCAGGCGGCGGGAGACGGCACGCTCCGATACAGGGTGATTGAGCTGCAACCCGGTCAGAGTAAGCCAGGGCGGGTGAATCAGAGTGAAGTGGACTGCAATACCGGGCAATTAAAGTCCTCCATGTCATCCTGGGAGGAAAGCAGCGACGGAAAGCAAAGCAATCCCTTGCCCGGGCCCAGTCGCCCCGTGAAAATTTCCAGTTATTCAAGCACGCATGCCATTTTTAAAAACATTTGCAACCAGTATGCCCCGGAGGCCAAAGGGAGCTGGTAACCCCTTTCGGAGAATCCATCTGCGCAAGGCGCGATACGGGGGCTTTACTTGTATTCCCGCTCCCGAACCCACTTGGTGGAAATCCACTTCTCCCCGGCGATGACCGGTAAAGATGCGTGCAGGGTTTTGCGATCGACCTCCCCTTCCTGCGTCACGTTTATAAACAGCAGCGCACTGCCCTTTTGGGGACGTACCCGGATGTCCAGCTCCGGGAAGTGGGTCTCTCCGCCCTCTTCCACATCGTTCAGGTAGAGAATGCAAGTGGCTACCCGTTGCCCGCCAGAGGCCATAACGGTCGCTGACCCTTTCAGGTTGGGATCGAAAAAGTCAAAATGCGGGCGATATTCCTGTCCCACACTGTAGTTGAGTACCTGCAGCCCTTCTCCATTTTCCACCGGTAGGCCCAGTAACAGGGCAATACGATCCTCAATGCCGGTAATCGTGGGCGTTTCCCGAATCATGAAATACGTGCTGGTACTGCTGCGGGCTTCCACCAGGATAAATTCCCCGGTTTCCGGGTCCACCGTGGTGGAAGGCGCAATCTTGGGCCGGGCCCGCTCTATTAGATGGGCGCATTCCTCGTCGCTTAAAAAATTCGGCAACGTTAAAATGCGGGGTTGGACGGATAATTCTACGATATCGAACATGCCGGGCTCCTGGGTCGAACATACCAAACCCTGAGGGTCAGGGAGCCGCTAATGCCTGGGTACGGCAATGGCGCATCCCTGGGCTACGGGGCTGACCTTCATTATAACGCCCTAATAACTCGTTAGTATTTCCAGAATCCTGTGGGTGCCCCCACCGTCCACCAGTCGCAGTCCGTTATCCGTATAAGACTTGAGCAAAGCGGGGTTGCGGGCAAACGTCAGCACTGTCTGGGCAATTTGTTCAGGCGATATAGTGCCGGTGGTGCCCAGATAGAGCTGAGCCCCGGCGTCCGCCACCTCCTGACTGATTTGTCGCTGGTTGTCGGCCACGGCAATCACAATGGCGGGCAACCCCAGACAGAGACGTTCCCAGGTGGTGGTACCTCCCGCGCCAATGGCCAGGTCGGCCTCAGCCATCAGCCGGGCCATATGCGGGGTCTGGCAGTGAAAATGCCAACCGGGCTGATTCTGGCAGCGGGCCTCGATGTCTTCTCGGGCCGGATTGCTGGCCCCCACGATCACATCCACGATACAGCCGGGCAGGGATAAACCCGACAGGGCCTCCAGCACGTTCAGGGTTTCCCCGGTGGGATCGCTGCCGCCAAAGCAAACCTGAATGCGTTTTAAAGCGGCTTGCTGCCGTCGTCCGCTGGCCAGTAGTTCGGCGCGTGTGGCGGAAAATTCGGGGCGCAGCAGGGCAAACCGGGGGCCCAGCAAACACTGGGCGGTGGGCGGGATCAACCCCTGATAGCGATCCTGTGGCCGGGTAAAATAGTTTTGATCCAGTAACACATCGCAGTGGTGAGGCCGATCGGCCAGATCGTCAATGACCAGTATCTTCCCCACTCCGTCCCGCAGGGAGCCTTCCCAGGCGGCATCCAGTTGATAATGATCCACCACTACCCAGTCCGGGCGGGTTTGTCGCAGATACTGAAGGAGACGGGGTGGACTCGCAGCCGGATCGTTATCCTCCCAGGTCAGCAGCGCAAAGCCTTGCTCGGCAATCCAGCGGTTCATATCACCGGGCAGATGCCGGCAGGCAAAGGTGATCGCCATGCCCGCCTGGGCCAGACGCTGGGCCAGGGTCAGGCAACGTACCACATGGCCAGTTCCCGTGGCCACGGAAGCATCGGCCCGGAACAGGACCTTCATCGTACAGTCTCCATCATGAGGGCGGGCCTATTCATACAGGTTCCATTGCAAGGGGTCCACAAAACGGCTGTCATTGCTGGCAAAGGGGAAAAAATCATCCGTGGCCACGCCGGGCAGTATGGCGGCTACCATCTCGCTGAGTTGATCCCTGCTTTGCACCCCGATTAAAGCGTAATCGATCTGGGGTAAGGCGGTGACAAAATTCAAGGCCCCTTCCAGCGGGGTGAGTCCTTCTTTCACCAAAAACTCGTGATACTGGGCCATCCGCTTTTTCAGGGGCCAAAACCAGGGGTGCAGGTGGAGGGGATCCAGCAGTACCCCCTGCAAAAAAACGTCTCTGGCGTGTATCTCGATTTGCCTGTTTTTTAGCAGGCTTAAATGACCGTTGTGCAAAAAACGCTGATCCAGCACATTGAGTGGTAACTGGACAATATCGGGCTGGCAGTGTTGGAGCAACCAGTCCAGCGCTTCGGGCTGAGACACGGAAAAAGCCGTTTTTTCAATCAGTTGCTGTTTTTTCAAAGCCTCCAGCCGATGAATCAGGCGCTCTCCCTGCCGGTTCATCACAGCGAGAGACAGTCCGGTTTTCAGGGCGTAAAGGCGGGGCTGGGACAAGGCCTGCAGGGTGTCTATCAACCCCTGTTCCAGTTGATCGGCATACGAGCTGACCCCGGGTTCGGCAGAGTGCAGATAGGGCCTGACCACCAGTTTGAAAGGGGCTTTTTCGGGCAAACAACGCCCCACCACGGACAAGCTGTCCTCCTG is drawn from Vampirovibrio chlorellavorus and contains these coding sequences:
- a CDS encoding 2OG-Fe(II) oxygenase, which encodes MFDIVELSVQPRILTLPNFLSDEECAHLIERARPKIAPSTTVDPETGEFILVEARSSTSTYFMIRETPTITGIEDRIALLLGLPVENGEGLQVLNYSVGQEYRPHFDFFDPNLKGSATVMASGGQRVATCILYLNDVEEGGETHFPELDIRVRPQKGSALLFINVTQEGEVDRKTLHASLPVIAGEKWISTKWVREREYK
- a CDS encoding aldo/keto reductase gives rise to the protein MKLALGTVALTAQNGKHAASVPLESVREILNLAGQAGIGLLDAAAEQEDSLSVVGRCLPEKAPFKLVVRPYLHSAEPGVSSYADQLEQGLIDTLQALSQPRLYALKTGLSLAVMNRQGERLIHRLEALKKQQLIEKTAFSVSQPEALDWLLQHCQPDIVQLPLNVLDQRFLHNGHLSLLKNRQIEIHARDVFLQGVLLDPLHLHPWFWPLKKRMAQYHEFLVKEGLTPLEGALNFVTALPQIDYALIGVQSRDQLSEMVAAILPGVATDDFFPFASNDSRFVDPLQWNLYE
- the pseG gene encoding UDP-2,4-diacetamido-2,4,6-trideoxy-beta-L-altropyranose hydrolase, encoding MKVLFRADASVATGTGHVVRCLTLAQRLAQAGMAITFACRHLPGDMNRWIAEQGFALLTWEDNDPAASPPRLLQYLRQTRPDWVVVDHYQLDAAWEGSLRDGVGKILVIDDLADRPHHCDVLLDQNYFTRPQDRYQGLIPPTAQCLLGPRFALLRPEFSATRAELLASGRRQQAALKRIQVCFGGSDPTGETLNVLEALSGLSLPGCIVDVIVGASNPAREDIEARCQNQPGWHFHCQTPHMARLMAEADLAIGAGGTTTWERLCLGLPAIVIAVADNQRQISQEVADAGAQLYLGTTGTISPEQIAQTVLTFARNPALLKSYTDNGLRLVDGGGTHRILEILTSY
- a CDS encoding GNAT family N-acetyltransferase — its product is MSSLFQIRPIEPQDSVQLQSVILSVLTELKCVGPGYASSDPELQDLYAAYQQPAHQAPDRGYWVIQEQATGRVLGGGGFAPLKGYTGSEKTCELQKVYFHPILRGRGFGRKLLEKNFREAQALGYQQMYLETVGVMTNAIAMYEKLGFQRLEDRLGNTGHASCHIFMKRSLEKPALVLA
- a CDS encoding EamA family transporter, translating into MLQRDYSWKPYAALLAVYLIWGTTSGAIRLGVDSIPSALLPCVRFLIAGGLMVAIALLRGELLPGKRNLKIHAMTGFLLFFAGNSIVCWTVKYVATGFGSVLVATTPLWMTLLSALVPPRERISGLSWLGIVIGFLGMVILLFPQLTHPLAVTTTFWWCMAGLALMTFCWAVGSVYARRNPTGDSLFMAVGLQNLAAGLLLIPVCFWTAPEWWGHWQPTRTSVLALLYLIVFGTMLATPCYLFALKKLPVSVSSTFAYVTPVLTVVFGALFLHEAVTSTMVLGAVVILCGVALVQLMNRPWANKPVSTSPVPNELEVATS